In Candidatus Chlorohelix allophototropha, one DNA window encodes the following:
- a CDS encoding vWA domain-containing protein — protein MFDVSAYQNPYLRTGASTMQAVVSLSLEDSGPVKTGSMPLALSIIIDRSGSMEGQKIEAAKDAAIRVIQSADPSTAFMVVTFNETANVIVPPTSATTESKTRAIAAIRNIYSNGGTCMSTGLAAVAREMSSAQGRARKILFLTDGKNEGEKRNILDKAVQRVKEADIEVSAWGMGVDWDENELKYIANETKGSADIIPSPDQIAGAFGFAFSEMQKITATNVRLNLWTPVGVTIKAVQQVYPSILPLTGTPNPDSPRITEFKLGSFGRDEKRDYVVDLTIPTYTPGQQFLMARPSLLYYVAGQGDIEEKTDKKGWIFAQWTDDPVESSKIERHVAHYTNQSELSTIVEEGHKALAQGDNERATQLLGRALQLSEQTGNENMTQMLKKIVTNEPNGTARLNKSASAVDLKSVAVNSGKTSRLK, from the coding sequence ATGTTCGATGTTTCGGCTTATCAGAACCCATATTTACGTACCGGCGCATCTACGATGCAGGCTGTGGTGTCACTTAGCCTCGAAGATAGTGGTCCGGTCAAAACTGGTTCTATGCCACTTGCACTGAGTATAATTATTGATCGCAGCGGTTCAATGGAAGGGCAAAAGATTGAGGCGGCTAAGGATGCTGCCATTCGAGTAATTCAATCGGCTGACCCTAGCACCGCTTTTATGGTAGTTACCTTTAATGAAACTGCTAATGTGATTGTTCCACCCACTTCGGCAACCACCGAAAGTAAGACACGCGCTATTGCGGCTATCCGCAATATCTATAGCAATGGCGGCACCTGTATGTCCACCGGGTTAGCGGCGGTAGCCCGTGAAATGTCTTCAGCGCAAGGACGCGCTCGCAAAATCCTGTTTCTGACAGATGGCAAGAATGAAGGAGAGAAGCGCAATATCCTTGATAAAGCGGTACAGCGGGTGAAAGAAGCCGATATTGAGGTTAGCGCGTGGGGCATGGGAGTAGATTGGGATGAAAACGAACTAAAATATATTGCCAACGAAACAAAGGGCAGCGCCGATATAATCCCATCTCCAGACCAGATCGCTGGAGCTTTTGGTTTTGCCTTTTCCGAGATGCAAAAAATTACCGCTACCAATGTGCGGTTAAATCTCTGGACACCTGTGGGCGTAACTATTAAAGCGGTGCAGCAGGTTTATCCCAGTATTTTGCCTTTGACAGGTACGCCAAATCCGGATAGTCCACGAATTACCGAATTCAAGCTCGGTTCGTTCGGGCGCGATGAAAAGCGCGATTATGTAGTAGATTTAACCATTCCCACTTACACCCCGGGTCAGCAATTTTTGATGGCGCGTCCAAGCCTGTTGTATTATGTAGCCGGACAGGGTGATATTGAGGAGAAAACCGATAAAAAAGGTTGGATATTCGCCCAATGGACTGATGATCCGGTAGAATCTTCTAAAATTGAGCGGCATGTGGCACATTACACCAATCAGAGCGAGCTTAGCACTATTGTTGAAGAAGGTCACAAAGCGTTAGCACAAGGTGACAACGAGCGCGCTACTCAATTACTGGGACGTGCCCTGCAATTGAGTGAGCAAACCGGCAACGAGAATATGACCCAGATGCTCAAGAAAATTGTAACGAATGAGCCGAACGGTACGGCACGATTGAACAAATCTGCCAGCGCCGTTGACCTCAAGAGTGTGGCGGTTAATAGCGGTAAAACTAGCCGTTTGAAGTAA
- a CDS encoding FHA domain-containing protein — protein sequence MSVKCQQCNHQNPDDVEFCENCGAQLPVSVPTSGIIATAVATPASAQVSDILICPNCKAPFTIGDVFCFNCGYDLTKQHAIPASSIQVAAAVSNPPTQPATAVNSNSQPDISADEFEKMLSSGAPLPAAEIAQPTPVATPVQPASGFAAVAVQEVAAPAIAVGNLILTISGPYGVEKVTYIGRELLLGRQDIKTRIFPDVALDDAASSRRHLAIWQEASDEKFYAQDLESSNGTLLNDSDMPPGEPVQLKNGDVIKIGTRYNIQITIA from the coding sequence ATGAGCGTAAAATGCCAGCAGTGCAACCATCAAAATCCTGATGACGTGGAATTTTGCGAGAACTGTGGCGCACAACTTCCGGTGAGCGTACCGACAAGCGGAATAATTGCCACAGCGGTCGCCACCCCTGCTTCTGCTCAGGTTTCTGATATTCTGATTTGTCCAAATTGTAAAGCGCCTTTTACCATCGGCGATGTATTTTGCTTCAATTGCGGTTACGATTTAACCAAGCAGCACGCCATACCCGCTAGCTCGATTCAAGTAGCAGCGGCAGTTTCCAATCCGCCAACGCAACCCGCCACTGCGGTGAATAGTAACTCACAGCCAGATATTAGCGCAGATGAGTTTGAGAAAATGTTATCTAGCGGTGCGCCCCTGCCTGCGGCAGAAATCGCCCAACCGACTCCTGTAGCGACTCCTGTTCAACCCGCTTCGGGTTTTGCCGCAGTAGCTGTACAAGAGGTAGCCGCGCCTGCCATAGCCGTTGGAAATTTAATTCTCACAATTTCAGGACCATATGGCGTGGAAAAAGTTACTTACATAGGTCGTGAATTGTTACTGGGACGGCAGGATATAAAAACTCGCATCTTCCCAGATGTGGCGCTAGATGATGCAGCTAGTTCACGCCGCCATCTTGCTATCTGGCAAGAAGCGAGCGATGAGAAATTCTATGCTCAGGATTTAGAAAGCTCTAATGGCACTCTTCTAAATGATTCAGATATGCCACCGGGCGAACCGGTGCAACTCAAGAATGGGGATGTGATTAAAATCGGCACTCGCTATAATATTCAGATCACAATAGCTTAA
- a CDS encoding chemotaxis protein CheW, producing the protein MQGEEFTEAELLALELEKRNSERAGENSPEPDVTLLTFYLGDEWFGILLEQIKVVARMLEVTQVPGASNYILGVVNYRSAIYPLIDLHKMFELIPSLPTRASRIVIINHEHHPFGILVDSTTEVKHVRQSELNKQVDSSSGISNYINAEISLDSKMLGVLNIEAILRMIAGADQS; encoded by the coding sequence ATGCAAGGCGAAGAATTTACCGAGGCAGAACTCCTTGCCCTTGAGTTAGAAAAACGCAACAGCGAGCGCGCAGGGGAAAACTCCCCTGAACCGGATGTAACTCTGCTAACTTTTTACCTTGGAGATGAGTGGTTTGGAATACTGCTAGAGCAGATAAAAGTGGTAGCGCGGATGTTGGAAGTGACACAAGTTCCGGGAGCATCAAACTACATACTGGGGGTTGTTAATTACCGAAGCGCTATATACCCATTGATTGATTTGCACAAAATGTTTGAATTGATTCCTTCGCTGCCGACTCGTGCCAGTCGCATAGTAATAATCAATCATGAACACCACCCTTTCGGAATACTGGTTGATTCGACCACCGAAGTTAAACACGTGCGTCAAAGTGAGTTGAACAAACAGGTGGATAGCAGTTCCGGTATTAGCAACTATATTAATGCTGAAATCAGTCTTGACAGTAAAATGCTTGGGGTTTTAAATATAGAAGCAATATTAAGAATGATAGCCGGTGCAGATCAGTCGTAA
- a CDS encoding Hpt domain-containing protein, protein MSVPPTSLKWVLRFKQEAAAHLQLLEQGLRQVQPNIPSQPVENTDQLTALNPELREFFRLGHTIKGSAAMVGLQEIADKAERLENSLHKVFKRPNLFSELKRQRLLALVAELTREVDEIGKG, encoded by the coding sequence ATGAGTGTACCACCAACAAGTTTGAAATGGGTGCTTCGTTTCAAGCAGGAAGCAGCAGCGCATTTGCAACTGCTTGAGCAGGGCTTGCGCCAAGTGCAGCCTAACATACCATCCCAACCTGTCGAAAATACTGACCAACTTACTGCGCTCAATCCTGAATTGCGGGAATTTTTCCGTTTGGGGCATACTATTAAAGGCTCAGCGGCAATGGTGGGGTTGCAAGAAATTGCCGATAAAGCCGAGCGGCTGGAAAATAGCCTGCACAAAGTTTTTAAAAGACCCAATCTTTTCTCAGAATTGAAGAGACAAAGACTCCTTGCTCTAGTAGCAGAACTGACACGGGAAGTGGACGAAATTGGAAAGGGATAG
- a CDS encoding protein kinase domain-containing protein, translating into MNCPNCGVKVSPKDDFCDNCGVVLNVMAGSPMIPPSNKAATPVVATAAGLQCKNCGKIPNPGDDFCENCGAQLTKNGVVSVASGGQKAVSSTTGSARPISGRVSRPITKCPSCSAPLQEGDRFCRKCGFNFVGAGLITSSKLSTNSPHLTTQEAPRTELREGMMLGENGKYRVTRMVGKGGMGAVFLADDTILKRQVVIKALLHSDDPDLVAASIKEREFLAAVKHHGIVSIYDFFNIGTEGYIVMEFVNGRTLYQIMEQQNRPFDPATAVRYISEILSAFSYLHKLGLIYCDFKPQNVIVETLKDGSQTVKLIDLGTVIKYEPDPEAVYGTTGFYAPEAVDHPSPQTDLYTICRSLAWMVTWMDLNKPQYGMPAIDVFPVYKSLPSLYYLLYRGTHPEPARRFQSADELYDQLNGLLRIIEGGKPGVPIRSKLFASGSLYQTNRLDAEGYTLLDESDSAIDFLRQGDMAMMRGDLQSAERIYNEAVGRNRDSVDAHLRLAEVSIEQRKYGEAKTQLDVVYGKSGFNWKAVWLSGRLLEVQENFPAACQTYMEVAKHLPGELPPQLALARVQLAMGDIPAALASYNLVMTTDLDNTDAIFGACEATLKQNRFDDAAHILERVNENSSWYIEARLQICRILLYRKPQNGPDDLAVASESLRRLSQLGIDTPDYLLVMADFYRRAAELVAENKLPPQFSLPHQPLSPTPPPTPSRRVLGKLAEENYRAYLHRVPQSLNREAIVRAKFKVAPWRLI; encoded by the coding sequence ATGAACTGCCCTAATTGCGGTGTTAAAGTTTCGCCGAAAGATGATTTTTGCGATAATTGCGGAGTTGTTCTTAATGTAATGGCGGGCAGTCCTATGATTCCGCCTTCAAACAAGGCTGCTACTCCCGTTGTGGCTACCGCTGCCGGATTACAGTGCAAAAACTGCGGGAAAATACCCAATCCCGGGGACGACTTTTGTGAAAATTGCGGGGCGCAACTCACCAAAAATGGAGTGGTTAGCGTTGCAAGTGGCGGGCAAAAGGCTGTTTCTAGCACAACCGGATCGGCGCGTCCGATTTCAGGGCGTGTTTCCAGACCGATAACCAAATGCCCCAGTTGTTCCGCGCCCTTGCAAGAAGGCGACCGTTTCTGCCGCAAGTGCGGTTTTAACTTTGTCGGCGCGGGCTTGATAACCAGCAGCAAGCTTTCAACCAATTCTCCACATCTTACCACGCAAGAAGCGCCTCGCACCGAACTGCGCGAAGGTATGATGCTGGGTGAAAACGGCAAATACCGGGTTACGCGCATGGTCGGTAAAGGCGGTATGGGAGCAGTCTTTCTGGCGGACGATACTATCCTGAAACGTCAGGTCGTTATCAAGGCTTTATTGCATAGCGATGACCCCGACTTGGTAGCTGCCAGTATCAAAGAGCGCGAGTTCCTTGCCGCCGTGAAGCATCACGGCATAGTTTCCATCTACGATTTCTTCAACATCGGTACTGAAGGTTACATCGTGATGGAATTCGTGAACGGGCGCACTCTCTATCAGATTATGGAGCAGCAAAACCGTCCCTTTGACCCGGCTACCGCAGTTCGCTATATTAGTGAAATTCTGTCCGCTTTTTCTTATCTGCACAAGCTCGGTTTGATCTATTGTGACTTCAAGCCTCAGAATGTGATTGTCGAAACCCTCAAAGATGGTTCCCAAACGGTTAAACTGATTGACCTCGGTACGGTAATCAAATACGAACCAGACCCCGAAGCGGTTTACGGCACAACCGGATTTTATGCTCCCGAAGCGGTTGATCATCCCTCTCCCCAAACCGACCTGTACACCATTTGCCGCTCGTTGGCATGGATGGTTACATGGATGGATTTGAACAAACCCCAGTATGGGATGCCTGCTATAGATGTCTTCCCAGTGTATAAATCGCTACCCTCTTTGTATTACCTGTTATATCGAGGTACTCATCCTGAACCGGCGCGTCGTTTCCAAAGCGCCGATGAACTGTATGATCAGCTAAATGGGCTGCTTCGGATTATAGAGGGCGGCAAACCCGGCGTTCCGATACGTAGCAAGTTATTTGCGTCCGGTTCGCTCTATCAAACCAATCGGCTGGATGCGGAAGGTTATACCCTGCTAGATGAAAGTGACTCTGCTATTGATTTCTTGCGTCAGGGCGATATGGCAATGATGCGCGGAGATTTACAATCGGCAGAGCGGATTTATAACGAGGCTGTCGGTCGCAACCGGGATAGTGTGGACGCGCATTTGCGTTTGGCAGAAGTTTCAATCGAACAACGGAAGTACGGAGAAGCCAAAACCCAACTAGATGTGGTGTACGGAAAGTCCGGTTTTAACTGGAAAGCGGTTTGGCTTAGTGGACGTTTGCTGGAGGTGCAGGAAAATTTCCCAGCCGCCTGCCAGACTTATATGGAAGTGGCAAAGCATCTGCCCGGTGAATTGCCTCCCCAACTGGCGCTTGCACGGGTGCAACTGGCGATGGGTGATATTCCAGCCGCGCTCGCTAGCTATAATTTGGTTATGACTACTGATTTGGACAACACCGACGCTATTTTTGGAGCCTGCGAAGCGACGCTGAAACAAAATCGGTTTGACGATGCGGCACATATTCTGGAACGGGTAAATGAAAACTCTTCATGGTATATCGAAGCACGTTTGCAAATCTGCCGGATTCTTCTGTATCGCAAGCCGCAAAACGGTCCTGATGATTTGGCGGTTGCTTCCGAATCGCTGAGACGACTCAGCCAGTTGGGGATAGATACTCCCGATTACCTGCTGGTTATGGCGGATTTTTACCGCCGTGCTGCTGAGTTGGTGGCTGAAAACAAATTACCGCCTCAATTTTCCTTGCCTCACCAACCCTTATCCCCAACACCGCCACCTACGCCCTCGCGTCGGGTGTTGGGTAAACTGGCAGAGGAAAATTATCGGGCATATCTGCACCGTGTTCCACAATCTCTTAATCGGGAAGCGATAGTGCGAGCCAAGTTCAAGGTTGCACCATGGCGACTGATTTAA
- a CDS encoding chemotaxis protein CheW, which translates to MPPDFSSFSKGLTELMLKGAALTGKPNTLKQVSLMLGYAGNQPVALLMSQIYNIIVSGIQVLHSPQPNDETLWAEVAYQDSKLPVLELARLLKLPLVETLDRSRILVSGTSRAGDKILQPFGIALDDLLTIQTFRLSDIHTLPDWVAPALKGILMGMVLVDHELLLSEDEPLLDSGILQPVNLISSIENKAIVSGKPELEGANVGRNNIATDTRRPIALINLATIKDIIYSGKLQ; encoded by the coding sequence TTGCCTCCTGACTTTTCTTCTTTTTCCAAAGGGCTAACTGAGCTAATGCTCAAAGGCGCTGCCCTAACTGGCAAACCGAATACGCTCAAGCAGGTTTCCCTTATGCTTGGTTATGCCGGAAATCAACCGGTGGCGTTGCTCATGAGCCAGATTTATAACATTATTGTTTCTGGTATTCAGGTGTTACACTCACCACAACCCAATGATGAAACTCTATGGGCTGAAGTAGCATATCAGGACAGTAAATTGCCAGTGTTAGAATTAGCGCGTCTGTTAAAATTACCACTCGTGGAAACGCTTGATCGTTCTCGTATCTTGGTTAGTGGTACATCCAGAGCAGGTGACAAGATTTTACAACCCTTCGGTATTGCGTTGGATGACCTACTTACAATCCAAACCTTCCGTCTGTCCGATATTCATACGCTACCCGACTGGGTAGCCCCTGCGCTCAAAGGTATTTTGATGGGAATGGTGCTGGTGGATCATGAGTTGCTGCTCTCGGAAGATGAACCATTACTAGATTCTGGAATATTACAGCCGGTTAACTTGATAAGCTCAATTGAGAATAAGGCTATTGTGTCCGGCAAACCGGAATTAGAGGGGGCAAATGTGGGTAGAAATAACATTGCTACCGATACCCGCCGCCCGATAGCCTTGATTAATCTAGCTACCATAAAAGATATTATTTATTCAGGCAAGTTGCAATGA
- a CDS encoding methyl-accepting chemotaxis protein: MNRLLRWLELWKANIFFKLLSGFFVTSLCIIIIAIFGISVRVNLIDNLNQVYSSQLEVDKALNLMHSADNLENELSRIRVDINTINRTNELVLTNMAQSTQAVSLINGYVMDFKGQRVQIDSTLQQIQDLPANFDLQGAKTNQLVQTAQNLISDLQALLSDLDRVVDLSVTNHPEVARTLWVQSDTKLSAITVNLSNFQDAVQKNQIKIQGQNAETVRQANVYKETALWILLFAGLLAITLALGLGTVFSYLFTRPVLTLKEHLKGLAEGDLVTSLEIINRDEFGDLGKTYNETIHRLAKSYSQLQEKSIQISASSAMIASASRFSATSSNEQAEAVLEATLTIEELNHTAGEIAEAASLVVKAAEEALVDAGEGQITLKESINSISQLKLKVQDIAEKILALNERSQRVGHIIEQITGIADQTHLLALNAAIESAAAGGSGKRFAVVAAEVKKLAERSRAATREVQEVLTEIQYATAASVMSTEQGMKQAEYGVVLAHRSGDANENIIQQIDRTAQLSNAISLATQQQRSASEQVVANMRQIAIVIEDAAASAVHNSKLATSLDEVAKTMKQLTSQFKIRLDETGSGGTSSTNGITSGLEPENEEIPYRDKLDAPSLNPEGI, translated from the coding sequence ATGAACAGGTTGTTGCGCTGGCTGGAATTGTGGAAAGCCAACATTTTTTTTAAATTGCTCAGTGGTTTTTTTGTTACCAGCCTTTGCATTATTATCATTGCCATCTTCGGAATTTCTGTAAGAGTTAATCTGATAGATAACCTGAATCAGGTCTATTCTTCGCAACTTGAAGTTGATAAAGCGCTCAATCTAATGCACTCTGCTGATAACCTTGAGAATGAGCTTTCCCGTATTAGAGTTGACATAAATACAATCAATCGGACTAATGAGTTGGTTTTGACCAATATGGCTCAATCTACACAAGCCGTTTCTCTTATAAATGGCTATGTGATGGATTTTAAGGGACAACGAGTTCAGATTGATTCAACTCTCCAGCAAATTCAGGATTTGCCCGCCAATTTTGATTTGCAAGGTGCGAAAACTAACCAGCTTGTGCAGACAGCGCAAAACCTGATAAGTGATTTGCAGGCTCTTTTATCGGATTTAGATCGGGTTGTAGATTTAAGTGTTACTAACCATCCTGAAGTGGCTCGTACTCTATGGGTACAGTCTGATACAAAACTTAGCGCGATAACTGTTAATTTATCCAATTTTCAGGATGCGGTTCAGAAAAACCAAATAAAAATTCAGGGTCAGAATGCCGAGACTGTGCGGCAAGCTAATGTATACAAGGAAACCGCCCTTTGGATATTATTATTTGCAGGTCTTTTAGCCATAACGTTGGCATTGGGTCTTGGGACAGTTTTCAGCTATTTGTTTACACGTCCGGTTCTGACTCTTAAAGAGCACCTTAAAGGATTGGCTGAAGGTGATTTGGTTACTTCGCTAGAGATAATCAATCGGGATGAATTTGGAGATCTTGGCAAAACCTACAATGAGACAATCCATCGCCTTGCCAAATCCTATAGCCAATTACAAGAAAAATCCATCCAGATTAGTGCATCTTCAGCGATGATTGCCTCTGCCAGCCGCTTTTCTGCAACTTCCAGTAATGAACAGGCTGAAGCGGTGCTGGAAGCTACCCTGACAATCGAGGAGCTAAATCATACTGCCGGAGAAATTGCCGAAGCAGCTTCACTGGTGGTAAAAGCGGCTGAAGAAGCTCTGGTGGATGCTGGTGAAGGTCAGATTACTTTAAAGGAAAGCATTAACAGCATAAGCCAGCTAAAACTGAAAGTGCAGGATATTGCCGAGAAAATTCTAGCTTTGAACGAGCGTTCACAGCGCGTAGGTCATATAATTGAGCAAATTACCGGAATTGCTGACCAAACTCATTTGCTAGCACTTAATGCTGCTATCGAAAGCGCAGCGGCGGGAGGAAGCGGGAAACGCTTTGCGGTGGTAGCAGCGGAAGTTAAAAAGCTGGCAGAGCGCAGTCGGGCAGCTACTCGTGAGGTTCAAGAAGTATTAACCGAAATCCAATATGCTACTGCTGCCAGCGTAATGTCTACCGAACAGGGTATGAAACAGGCAGAATACGGTGTGGTGCTGGCGCATCGTTCCGGCGATGCTAACGAGAATATAATCCAGCAGATTGATCGGACAGCCCAACTATCTAATGCTATTTCTCTGGCGACCCAGCAACAACGTAGCGCCAGTGAACAAGTGGTTGCAAACATGCGACAAATAGCTATAGTAATTGAAGATGCGGCAGCTTCTGCGGTACACAATAGCAAACTGGCAACCTCACTAGATGAAGTAGCTAAAACTATGAAACAGCTTACTAGTCAATTCAAAATACGACTTGATGAAACGGGCAGCGGTGGCACTTCCTCAACAAATGGCATTACATCCGGTTTAGAGCCGGAAAATGAGGAGATACCCTATCGTGACAAATTGGATGCCCCTTCACTAAATCCGGAGGGGATATAA
- a CDS encoding hybrid sensor histidine kinase/response regulator, whose amino-acid sequence MERDRFLPKFKEEADKQLLQISQQLVDLERDSQNLGLINSIFRAAHTLKGNARMLNIIPVSNLAHDMETIFGDMRDGKLSMRPEITDLLFEALDILQSCVDASVTSGATMPDITSITNKLKVLFKAPPAVSTTQSHNERFSEEAQTQLLKISQLLVEMERTPGNGAILQEIFRLAHTLKGNAAMLGYHSIKRVAHELEEIFAAARDNGLKLQSDMLDTIFEGLEYIEHAVSNSPSDENTSELVQKLHSLLGNTHEIEIEVPPAISVQKNPPQLTNRLEAQTLAVHVNKLDDLMNISSEFVLSKMEAMSVLDKLRQIMDLLRRKQRSGPLSRALITNNRDPSEIATLFELRDELFDVKEIDTLLEGLLRSTFRVYEEHANHLQNTVDELERNVLSIRMLPIGTLFEEFRPFVRNLARSLGRGNPTLTVMGGEIEVDKKVLEDIRDPILHLLRNALDHGIEFPEQRLAAGKPEEGRLTMEAAQEGSFVTIRISDDGNGINLDRVRERVIMKGLVSENRARSMSKEELITMIYEPGFSTSAIITDVSGRGVGMDVVKKNVERLGGQVSIISEETKGTTFNLKVPLTIATSRALLVKVDSQVYAIPAPNIESMLYLAPEDILTRAGRDVVMHRNILVPIIRLSELLGEFANAKHPVFQWQLAAMQRNRNETTGKGLAVKGSYSTGISSSKEAITDTLSGLTLADPTASTRIRMMNTESERRNPARFNFERMPAVVVGSSERHFCLLVDSLEDEVEIVIKSLGKLLKVPHVNSATILGDGKVVMILDVPNLVSTARVKITTTRSSLRLKEEKPRQKRILVVDDSITTRELEKSILEANGYLVDIADDGTRALEVLLVDNRYDLVISDIEMPHMNGFELTTSIKSNSKLRHLPVIIVSSLNNEEQKRKGIAVGAQAYITKSDFNQNSLLNTIEYLTD is encoded by the coding sequence TTGGAAAGGGATAGATTTCTACCAAAGTTCAAAGAAGAAGCCGATAAGCAACTTCTGCAAATAAGCCAGCAATTGGTTGACCTTGAACGAGATTCGCAGAACCTGGGATTGATTAATTCCATTTTCAGAGCGGCGCACACGCTTAAAGGTAACGCCAGAATGTTGAATATTATTCCGGTCAGCAATTTGGCGCACGACATGGAAACTATTTTCGGTGATATGCGTGATGGCAAATTATCTATGCGCCCGGAAATAACCGATCTGCTGTTTGAAGCGTTGGACATTTTGCAAAGCTGTGTAGACGCTTCGGTTACTTCGGGCGCAACCATGCCGGATATAACTTCAATAACCAATAAACTGAAAGTACTCTTTAAAGCGCCTCCAGCGGTTAGCACTACTCAATCACACAATGAAAGATTCTCCGAAGAAGCGCAAACGCAACTCCTAAAAATCAGCCAGTTGCTGGTTGAAATGGAACGTACGCCCGGCAATGGCGCGATTTTGCAAGAGATATTCCGGTTAGCACATACCTTGAAGGGTAACGCCGCGATGCTTGGGTATCATAGCATCAAGAGGGTAGCCCACGAACTTGAAGAAATCTTTGCTGCTGCACGCGATAATGGCTTGAAGCTACAGTCCGATATGCTCGATACTATCTTTGAGGGATTAGAATACATCGAGCATGCGGTATCTAATTCACCTTCCGATGAGAATACCAGCGAGTTAGTTCAGAAATTACACAGCTTGCTTGGTAACACGCATGAGATAGAGATAGAAGTACCTCCCGCTATTTCCGTTCAGAAAAATCCACCTCAATTGACAAATCGCCTCGAAGCGCAAACTTTAGCGGTGCATGTCAACAAGCTGGACGACCTAATGAACATTTCCAGCGAATTTGTACTGAGTAAAATGGAAGCAATGTCGGTACTGGATAAATTGCGGCAGATTATGGATTTGTTAAGGCGCAAGCAACGCTCTGGACCGTTATCGCGCGCGCTTATTACAAATAACCGCGACCCCTCCGAGATTGCAACCCTTTTTGAATTGCGCGATGAACTGTTCGATGTTAAGGAAATTGATACTCTCCTAGAAGGACTTTTGCGCTCCACCTTTAGAGTTTACGAGGAACATGCCAATCACCTGCAAAATACAGTAGATGAACTAGAGCGCAATGTTCTGAGTATTCGGATGCTACCAATCGGCACGTTATTTGAGGAATTCCGCCCCTTTGTACGTAATTTGGCGCGCTCTTTGGGGCGTGGCAACCCTACGCTAACCGTAATGGGCGGTGAAATTGAAGTTGATAAGAAAGTACTGGAAGATATTCGCGACCCGATATTACACCTACTCAGAAACGCGCTTGATCACGGGATAGAATTTCCAGAACAGCGGCTTGCGGCGGGAAAACCAGAAGAAGGTCGCCTGACAATGGAAGCGGCTCAGGAAGGGAGCTTTGTAACGATAAGAATCTCGGATGATGGCAACGGTATAAATCTGGATAGAGTCAGGGAACGTGTCATAATGAAAGGCTTGGTTTCGGAAAACCGGGCGCGCAGCATGTCCAAAGAAGAGTTGATCACAATGATCTACGAACCCGGTTTTAGCACCAGCGCAATAATTACCGATGTCAGCGGGCGTGGCGTAGGGATGGATGTAGTTAAGAAGAACGTGGAGCGGTTGGGTGGTCAGGTTTCAATAATAAGCGAAGAAACAAAAGGCACCACCTTTAACCTGAAAGTACCTTTGACAATTGCCACCAGTCGCGCTTTGCTGGTTAAGGTTGATTCACAGGTTTATGCTATTCCTGCCCCCAATATCGAGTCGATGCTTTATCTTGCGCCGGAAGATATCTTAACCAGAGCCGGACGAGATGTAGTAATGCACCGGAATATACTGGTTCCGATTATACGCTTGAGCGAATTATTGGGGGAATTTGCCAACGCCAAACATCCTGTTTTCCAATGGCAACTAGCTGCTATGCAACGAAACCGGAATGAAACTACAGGAAAGGGTTTAGCGGTTAAGGGTAGCTATAGCACAGGTATCTCAAGTTCGAAAGAGGCTATTACCGATACGCTAAGCGGGTTGACACTGGCTGACCCTACCGCGAGTACCCGTATTAGGATGATGAATACGGAAAGCGAGCGCCGGAATCCAGCACGGTTTAATTTTGAGCGGATGCCAGCCGTTGTAGTTGGTTCAAGCGAACGCCATTTCTGCTTGTTGGTCGACTCCCTCGAAGATGAGGTTGAGATCGTAATAAAGAGTCTAGGAAAGTTGTTAAAAGTTCCGCATGTCAATAGTGCTACTATTCTAGGTGACGGTAAAGTGGTAATGATTCTAGATGTTCCAAATCTGGTTTCAACTGCCCGTGTAAAAATAACCACTACCCGCAGCAGCTTGAGGTTAAAAGAGGAAAAACCGCGTCAGAAGCGTATTCTGGTAGTGGACGATAGCATTACTACCCGCGAACTGGAAAAGAGTATTCTTGAGGCAAATGGCTATCTGGTGGATATTGCCGATGATGGTACTCGCGCTCTTGAGGTTCTATTGGTCGATAACCGCTACGATCTTGTAATATCTGATATTGAGATGCCCCATATGAATGGATTTGAGCTAACCACTAGTATAAAATCAAATTCTAAACTCCGTCATTTACCTGTTATAATTGTATCTTCACTGAATAATGAAGAACAAAAACGTAAGGGTATTGCAGTTGGTGCGCAGGCTTATATTACAAAAAGCGATTTTAATCAGAATAGTTTACTTAATACAATTGAATATTTGACAGATTAA